From the genome of Populus alba chromosome 10, ASM523922v2, whole genome shotgun sequence, one region includes:
- the LOC118045463 gene encoding transcription factor MYB1R1 has product MMSRSCSQCGNNGHNSRTCGESPCCGDQNVTPTGIMLFGVRVTEGAASFRKSASMINLSQYEQPHEEPITDVAAGYESDDVVHASGRSRERKRGVPWTEEEHKLFLLGLQKVGKGDWRGISRNFVKTRTPTQVASHAQKYFLRRNNQNRRRRRSSLFDITETFMISGGSSMEEDQVHQGTPALALPQLQPRLNNNRPEGLPMSTFPVISPVTSPLSGDNPMEKLTLGQTNVDKMSPKLIRPTPIIPIPPSSKLADINLNQKGPKDQLTALSLKLSTPSSEEQSTPASTHSSVFQAISSSDSIISVA; this is encoded by the exons ATGATGTCTCGCAGTTGCTCACAGTGCGGAAACAACGGCCACAACTCGCGTACATGCGGGGAGAGTCCGTGTTGTGGAGATCAGAACGTTACTCCTACTGGTATCATGCTGTTTGGTGTGAGAGTCACTGAAGGAGCTGCTTCTTTTAGAAAGAGTGCCAGCATGATCAATCTCTCCCAGTATGAACAGCCTCATGAGGAACCCATCACCGATGTCGCCGCCGGTTATGAATCCGACGACGTCGTTCACGCCTCTGGCAGAAGCCGCGAGCGCAAGAGAG GGGTTCCATGGACTGAGGAAGAGCACAAGCTTTTCTTGCTGGGGTTGCAGAAAGTAGGGAAAGGGGATTGGAGAGGAATTTCAAGAAACTTTGTCAAGACTCGCACCCCTACGCAGGTGGCTAGTCATGCTCAAAAGTACTTTCTCCGCAGAAATAACCAGAATCGCCGACGACGAAGATCTAGTCTCTTTGATATAACTGAGACA TTCATGATCAGTGGCGGTTCATCAATGGAAGAAGATCAAGTCCATCAAGGAACTCCAGCTCTAGCATTGCCTCAGCTACAGCCACGTTTGAACAATAACAGGCCTGAAGGCCTCCCCATGTCAACTTTTCCTGTGATTAGTCCTGTAACATCACCTCTCAGTGGTGACAACCCAATGGAGAAGCTGACGTTAGGACAGACAAACGTGGATAAAATGTCACCCAAGCTCATTCGTCCAACACCAATTATTCCAATCCCTCCATCTTCAAAATTGGCTGATATTAACTTGAACCAGAAAGGCCCTAAAGATCAATTAACAGCTCTATCGCTCAAGCTATCTACTCCATCGTCCGAGGAGCAGTCAACTCCTGCATCGACACATTCGTCAGTATTTCAGGCCATTTCGAGTAGTGATAGCATCATCAGTGTTGCTTGA